One Scophthalmus maximus strain ysfricsl-2021 chromosome 9, ASM2237912v1, whole genome shotgun sequence genomic region harbors:
- the zgc:165573 gene encoding cysteine-rich and transmembrane domain-containing protein 1, protein MNFEQPPPYPGSGPTAPGYPAQGPPPQGYPPQGYPPQGYPVNMEQPNPAYPNYPAGQMGPGGPYQGQPPYQGYPGQPQFGWQGGPPPGPMYGEAPKNTVYVVEDRRRDDTGDTCLTACWTALCCCCLWDMLT, encoded by the exons ATGAATTTTGAACAGCCCCCTCCATACCCGGGCAGCGGCCCCACGGCACCAGGCTACCCAGCCCAAGGCCCTCCTCCGCAGGGCTATCCACCTCAGGGCTACCCCCCACAGGGATACCCTGTGAACATGGAGCAGCCTAATCCAGCATACCCCAACTACCCCGCTGGACAAATGGGCCCCGGAGGTCCTTACCAAGGCCAGCCTCCCTATCAAGGATACCCTGGACAACCACAGTTCGGCTGGCAGGGGGGACCCCCTCCCGGGCCTATGTATGGGGAAGCTCCCAAAAACACAG TGTATGTGGTGGAGGACAGGAGAAGAGACGACACAGGGGACACATGCCTGACAGCCTGCTGGacagctctgtgctgctgctgtctctggGACATGCTGACATAA